The following proteins come from a genomic window of Rhizobium sp. 007:
- a CDS encoding tautomerase family protein yields the protein MPLIKLHIQKGRSEAEVELLLDTVHEVMLSAFNVPERDRYQLVFEHQASHFRALDTGLGFQRTQNFVLVEVVSRPRSRTEKLAFYQGLAAQFEEKCGISASDIMVSFVENTDEDWSFGAGVAQFVTGEL from the coding sequence TTGCCCCTCATCAAGCTTCACATACAAAAAGGCCGCTCCGAAGCCGAAGTCGAACTGCTACTCGATACGGTGCATGAGGTCATGTTGTCCGCGTTCAATGTGCCAGAACGTGACCGCTATCAATTGGTCTTCGAACACCAGGCTTCGCATTTTCGTGCTCTGGATACTGGCCTTGGCTTTCAGCGAACGCAGAATTTTGTTCTTGTCGAAGTCGTCTCGCGGCCTCGGTCTAGGACGGAAAAGCTTGCCTTCTATCAAGGCTTGGCCGCGCAATTCGAGGAAAAATGCGGGATTTCTGCCTCTGACATCATGGTGTCGTTCGTGGAAAATACCGATGAAGATTGGTCCTTCGGCGCGGGAGTAGCGCAGTTCGTCACTGGCGAATTATGA
- the iolB gene encoding 5-deoxy-glucuronate isomerase, with translation MSILLRRPFGSHGKVHEITPQSAGWRYVGFSLYRLREGETIGEATGGMEAVVVMVEGKARFTAAGKDWGELGERMNVFAKTPPHCLYVPNGEQWEARATTDCTVGVCLAPGKGGHKARRIGPDGIQLTARGVGANQRFINNIAMEAEDYCDSLLVTEVFTPAGNWSSYPSHRHDEDDFPRITYLEETYYHRLNPEQGFGVQRVYTDDGSLDETIAVKNHDVVLVPRGHHPCGAPYGFEMYYLNVMAGPLRNWRFVPDPAVQWIMDRDAR, from the coding sequence ATGAGCATTCTCCTGCGCCGACCGTTCGGCAGTCATGGCAAGGTCCACGAGATTACCCCTCAATCGGCGGGCTGGCGCTATGTCGGCTTCAGCCTCTACCGCCTGCGGGAAGGCGAAACCATCGGCGAGGCGACCGGGGGCATGGAAGCGGTCGTGGTCATGGTCGAGGGCAAGGCCCGCTTCACCGCGGCCGGCAAGGACTGGGGTGAACTGGGCGAACGCATGAACGTCTTCGCGAAGACCCCGCCCCATTGCCTCTACGTGCCGAATGGCGAGCAGTGGGAAGCGCGCGCCACGACCGATTGCACGGTCGGCGTCTGCCTTGCCCCCGGCAAGGGTGGCCACAAGGCACGACGCATTGGCCCGGACGGCATCCAGCTCACGGCGCGCGGGGTGGGCGCCAACCAGCGTTTCATCAACAACATCGCGATGGAGGCCGAGGACTATTGCGACAGCCTGTTGGTGACGGAGGTCTTCACGCCGGCCGGCAACTGGTCATCCTATCCGAGCCACCGTCACGACGAGGACGATTTCCCGCGGATCACTTATCTCGAAGAAACCTACTATCACCGGCTCAATCCGGAGCAGGGTTTTGGCGTGCAACGGGTCTATACCGATGACGGCTCGCTTGACGAGACGATCGCGGTGAAAAACCACGACGTGGTGCTCGTCCCTCGCGGCCATCACCCCTGTGGCGCGCCCTACGGGTTTGAAATGTATTACCTCAACGTCATGGCAGGCCCTTTGCGCAATTGGCGCTTCGTTCCTGATCCAGCGGTCCAATGGATCATGGATCGTGATGCACGCTAG
- the iolE gene encoding myo-inosose-2 dehydratase, translating into MIFYGTNPIAWSNDDDQTIGAHLTLEDCLSDCRKIGFDGIEKGHKMPDEGGALKAKLGEFGLRFVGGWHSTNLLVNDIVTEKAALQKFIDMTKAAGGDHINACECSNTVHGSDGTPVNNRPVMKEEQWKRFSEGYEALSKYAANQGVKMGYHHHMGTIIESAADIDRFMTMAGPYTRLLLDTGHCTFGGANPEEVAKKYMGRVTHIHAKNIRPEIMKQVRSENLSFLEGVRRGVFTVPGDPEGCVDFAPVLKVAAEHDYSGWLVIEAEQDSAVREPFHYQNMGLKALKSIARDVGLDKAAARAAG; encoded by the coding sequence ATGATATTTTACGGAACAAATCCCATTGCCTGGTCCAACGACGACGACCAGACGATCGGCGCGCATCTGACGCTGGAGGATTGCCTGTCGGATTGCCGCAAGATCGGGTTCGACGGCATCGAGAAGGGCCACAAGATGCCCGACGAGGGCGGCGCGCTGAAGGCCAAGCTCGGCGAGTTCGGCCTGCGCTTCGTTGGCGGCTGGCATTCGACTAACCTTCTGGTGAACGACATCGTCACCGAGAAGGCGGCGCTGCAGAAGTTCATCGACATGACGAAGGCTGCCGGCGGCGACCACATCAATGCCTGCGAATGCTCCAACACCGTTCACGGCAGCGACGGAACGCCGGTCAACAACCGCCCGGTCATGAAGGAGGAACAGTGGAAGCGCTTCTCGGAAGGCTATGAGGCGCTTTCCAAGTATGCTGCCAATCAGGGCGTCAAGATGGGCTATCACCATCACATGGGCACGATCATCGAGAGCGCTGCCGACATCGACCGTTTCATGACGATGGCTGGCCCCTACACCCGTCTTCTGCTCGACACCGGCCATTGCACCTTCGGCGGGGCGAACCCGGAAGAAGTGGCGAAGAAATACATGGGCCGCGTGACGCATATCCATGCAAAGAACATCCGTCCGGAAATCATGAAGCAGGTCCGTTCCGAAAACCTCTCCTTCCTCGAAGGCGTGCGCCGGGGCGTGTTCACGGTTCCGGGCGATCCGGAAGGCTGCGTCGATTTCGCGCCGGTGCTGAAGGTCGCGGCCGAACATGACTATTCGGGCTGGCTGGTGATCGAGGCCGAGCAGGACAGCGCGGTTCGCGAGCCCTTCCACTACCAGAACATGGGCCTGAAGGCGTTGAAGTCGATCGCCCGTGACGTCGGACTGGACAAGGCTGCCGCCAGAGCAGCCGGATAA
- the iolD gene encoding 3D-(3,5/4)-trihydroxycyclohexane-1,2-dione acylhydrolase (decyclizing) — MTGTIRLTAAQAMFRWLAVQMTEEGERFIEGVWAIFGHGNVAGIGEALHGIGDKLPTWRGQNEQTMAHAAIAYAKTKRRRKAMAITSSIGPGATNMVTAAALAHVNRLPVLFIPGDVFANRRPDPVLQQIEDFDDGTVTVTDCFRPVSRYFDRITRPEHLLTVLPRAMQVMTDPANCGPVTLAFCQDVQAEAYDWPESFFEPKTWRIRRPEPDPREVDDVVAVLKASSHPVIVAGGGVLYSGAEADLLAFAKAHNIPIVETQAGKGAIDWQERLNFGSPGVTGTDCGNKIAAKADLILGVGTRFQDFTTGSWVIFSNPSRKLVSINLAGYDAAKHGAIPLVSDAKVALRRISTALGSHRFADPDFAAREAWFKATDTVTAAPGTPKPNFRPSDAQVIGAVQRIAGPKTVAMCAAGTMPGALQVLWRAAAGGYHMEYGYSCMGYEVAGAFGIKLAAPEKEVVCFVGDGSYMMANSELATAVMLRVPFTIVLTDNRGYGCINRLQQECGGAEFNNMYKDCNVETQPEIDFVAHATSMGAYAVKAADIAQLETEIVSARSRDIPTVIVIDTEAETGAGIGGAWWDVAVPEVGTTEKLKKARAHYEANVARQRIN; from the coding sequence ATGACGGGAACCATTCGCCTTACGGCAGCACAGGCCATGTTCCGCTGGCTGGCCGTACAGATGACTGAGGAGGGGGAGCGCTTCATCGAAGGCGTCTGGGCGATCTTCGGCCACGGCAACGTCGCCGGAATTGGCGAGGCTCTGCATGGCATTGGCGATAAACTGCCCACCTGGCGTGGCCAGAACGAGCAGACCATGGCCCATGCGGCGATCGCCTATGCCAAGACCAAGCGCCGGCGCAAGGCTATGGCGATCACCTCGTCCATCGGCCCGGGCGCGACGAATATGGTGACGGCTGCAGCGCTCGCCCATGTGAACCGCCTGCCCGTACTATTCATCCCCGGCGATGTATTCGCCAACCGCCGGCCGGACCCGGTTCTGCAGCAGATCGAGGATTTCGATGACGGCACTGTCACCGTGACGGACTGCTTCCGTCCGGTCAGCCGCTATTTCGACCGCATCACCCGTCCCGAGCATCTGCTGACCGTCCTGCCTCGCGCGATGCAGGTGATGACCGATCCCGCAAATTGCGGCCCGGTCACACTTGCATTTTGCCAGGACGTGCAGGCCGAGGCCTACGACTGGCCGGAAAGCTTCTTTGAGCCGAAGACGTGGCGCATCCGTCGTCCAGAGCCAGATCCGCGCGAAGTCGACGATGTCGTCGCAGTGCTCAAGGCCTCTTCACACCCGGTCATCGTCGCAGGTGGCGGTGTGCTGTATTCCGGCGCAGAAGCCGATCTGCTCGCCTTCGCCAAGGCGCACAATATACCGATCGTCGAGACGCAGGCCGGCAAGGGTGCAATCGACTGGCAAGAAAGGCTCAACTTCGGCTCGCCGGGCGTCACCGGCACCGATTGCGGCAACAAGATCGCCGCCAAAGCCGATCTGATCCTTGGCGTCGGCACCCGCTTCCAGGACTTCACGACCGGCAGCTGGGTGATCTTCAGCAATCCGAGCCGCAAGCTCGTCTCGATCAACCTCGCCGGCTATGACGCGGCCAAGCACGGCGCCATCCCGTTGGTCTCCGACGCCAAGGTGGCGCTGCGGCGCATTTCCACTGCGCTCGGTTCGCACCGTTTCGCCGATCCGGATTTCGCCGCGCGCGAGGCCTGGTTCAAGGCGACTGATACCGTCACAGCGGCCCCCGGAACGCCGAAGCCGAATTTCCGGCCCTCCGATGCCCAGGTCATTGGCGCGGTGCAGCGTATCGCGGGTCCAAAGACGGTTGCGATGTGCGCGGCTGGCACCATGCCCGGCGCCCTGCAAGTGCTGTGGCGGGCGGCCGCTGGCGGCTATCACATGGAATACGGCTATTCCTGCATGGGCTACGAGGTCGCCGGCGCTTTCGGCATCAAGCTCGCGGCACCGGAAAAGGAAGTCGTGTGCTTCGTCGGCGACGGCAGCTACATGATGGCCAATTCCGAGCTCGCGACCGCCGTCATGCTGCGCGTGCCCTTCACCATCGTGCTGACGGACAACCGTGGCTATGGCTGCATCAACCGTCTGCAGCAGGAATGCGGCGGTGCTGAGTTCAATAACATGTACAAGGACTGCAATGTCGAGACCCAGCCGGAGATCGACTTCGTCGCGCATGCGACTTCGATGGGCGCGTATGCCGTCAAGGCCGCCGACATCGCGCAGCTCGAAACCGAGATCGTCTCGGCGCGCAGCCGGGACATTCCCACGGTGATCGTCATCGATACGGAAGCGGAAACCGGAGCCGGCATCGGCGGCGCCTGGTGGGATGTCGCCGTGCCGGAAGTCGGCACCACCGAAAAGCTCAAGAAGGCGCGCGCGCACTATGAGGCGAACGTAGCCCGCCAACGCATCAACTAA
- the iolC gene encoding 5-dehydro-2-deoxygluconokinase translates to MNKSLDVITIGRSSVDLYGVQIGGRLEDMGSFHKYIGGSPTNMAAGTARLGLRSALITRVGDEHMGRFIREELAREGVDVTGVKTDPERLTALVLLGIRDEDRFPLIFYRENCADMALCEDDIDEALIARSRSVVATGTHLSHPRTEKAVLKALELARKHGARTALDIDYRPNLWGVAGHGDGESRFVESGKVTAKLQSTLRLFDLIVGTEEEFHIAGGSTNTIEALRAVRAVSTATLVCKRGAAGAVALTGAIPNTLDEGESGPGYPIEVFNVLGAGDGFMSGLIKGWLEDAPWPRALQYANACGAFAVSRHGCTPAYPSLEELDFFLKRGIKDKALRKDADLEQIHWATNRHNDWSTMRVFAFDHRMQLEAMAGATPEKIGRFKELCLKAALKVQGGRPGYGILCDNRLGRRALHAASGTGLWVGRPVEWPGSRPLTLEPELGPDFGGLDEWALENVVKVLCFCHPDDDAQMRASQEETIKRLFAAARRNRLEFLLEIIPSKVGPVDDDTTATLIRRFYEIGIYPDWWKLEPMASSAAWEKACAAINENDPHTRGIVVLGLDAPEAELAASFKVAAGFPLVKGFAVGRTIFAQAARDWLAGTIADAEAIEDIQARYQRLCTIWDEARSASQDSNAAGPSRRRV, encoded by the coding sequence ATGAACAAGTCATTGGATGTCATCACGATCGGACGCTCGTCCGTGGATCTTTACGGGGTACAGATCGGCGGCCGTCTGGAAGACATGGGGTCGTTCCACAAATATATCGGCGGCTCGCCGACCAATATGGCTGCCGGCACCGCCCGCCTCGGCCTACGCTCGGCGCTGATCACCCGCGTCGGCGACGAGCACATGGGCCGTTTCATTCGCGAGGAGCTTGCACGCGAAGGCGTCGACGTCACCGGGGTCAAGACCGATCCCGAGCGGCTAACGGCACTCGTGCTCCTCGGCATCCGGGACGAGGACCGCTTTCCGCTGATCTTCTACCGCGAGAACTGCGCCGACATGGCGCTCTGCGAAGACGATATCGACGAGGCGCTGATCGCCCGTTCCCGCTCGGTCGTCGCGACCGGTACCCATCTCAGCCATCCGCGCACGGAAAAGGCCGTGCTCAAGGCGCTGGAGCTCGCGCGCAAGCATGGCGCGCGGACCGCGCTCGACATAGATTACCGTCCGAACCTCTGGGGCGTGGCCGGCCATGGCGACGGCGAGAGCCGCTTCGTCGAATCGGGCAAGGTGACCGCCAAGCTGCAATCGACGCTGCGTCTCTTCGACCTGATCGTCGGCACGGAGGAGGAATTCCATATCGCAGGCGGCTCGACGAACACGATCGAGGCTCTGCGTGCCGTGCGTGCCGTCTCCACCGCCACGCTCGTCTGCAAGCGCGGCGCGGCCGGCGCCGTCGCCCTTACCGGTGCGATACCGAATACGCTCGACGAGGGAGAAAGCGGCCCCGGCTATCCGATCGAGGTTTTCAACGTTCTCGGCGCAGGCGATGGCTTCATGTCGGGCCTCATCAAGGGCTGGCTGGAGGATGCGCCCTGGCCACGCGCGCTTCAGTATGCCAATGCCTGCGGCGCCTTCGCCGTCAGCCGCCATGGCTGCACGCCGGCCTATCCGTCGTTGGAGGAGCTCGACTTCTTCCTGAAGCGCGGCATCAAGGACAAGGCGCTGCGCAAGGACGCGGACCTCGAGCAGATCCACTGGGCGACCAACCGCCACAATGACTGGTCGACCATGCGCGTCTTCGCCTTCGACCACCGCATGCAGCTGGAGGCCATGGCAGGTGCCACGCCCGAAAAGATTGGCCGTTTCAAAGAACTCTGTCTGAAGGCGGCCCTTAAGGTTCAGGGCGGCCGACCAGGCTATGGCATCCTCTGCGACAACCGCCTCGGCCGCCGTGCGCTTCACGCCGCGTCAGGCACTGGCCTTTGGGTCGGCCGACCGGTCGAATGGCCGGGCTCGCGTCCGCTGACGCTGGAACCCGAACTTGGCCCCGACTTCGGCGGACTTGACGAGTGGGCGCTTGAAAACGTCGTCAAGGTCTTGTGCTTCTGCCATCCCGACGACGATGCGCAGATGCGAGCTTCGCAGGAAGAGACGATCAAGCGGCTGTTCGCGGCGGCCCGTCGCAACCGGCTGGAATTCCTGCTCGAAATCATTCCGTCCAAGGTCGGCCCGGTCGATGACGACACGACGGCGACCCTGATCCGGCGGTTCTACGAGATCGGCATCTATCCGGACTGGTGGAAGCTAGAGCCGATGGCCAGCAGTGCCGCCTGGGAAAAGGCTTGCGCTGCGATCAATGAAAATGATCCGCACACGCGCGGCATCGTGGTGCTCGGTCTCGACGCGCCGGAGGCCGAACTCGCCGCGAGCTTCAAGGTCGCGGCCGGCTTCCCGCTGGTCAAGGGCTTTGCGGTCGGCCGCACGATCTTCGCGCAGGCCGCACGCGACTGGCTTGCTGGCACCATCGCCGATGCTGAGGCGATCGAGGATATTCAGGCCCGCTATCAGCGGCTCTGCACAATCTGGGACGAAGCGCGCAGCGCAAGCCAGGACAGTAACGCGGCGGGACCGTCGCGCAGGAGGGTATGA
- a CDS encoding TIM barrel protein, with translation MRFAINHITAPKLSLENFFTAARDLGLTEVEIRNDLPDIVGTVKPEVVKKAAASAGVTIISINALYPFNVWSGELPKKAVALADYAAASGAKALVMCPLNDGTKVSFDDLVAALKAMKPILEERGLTGLVEPLGFPISSLRTKKEALRAIDAAEGGGIYKLVHDTFHHHLAGETDFFPERTGLVHISGVVDPNVAVDKMLDAHRVLVDAKDRLENIPQIKALIAAGFEGPYSFEPFAEEVHALADPETAVRESISYVSGKL, from the coding sequence ATGCGTTTTGCCATCAACCACATCACCGCGCCCAAGCTGTCGCTTGAAAATTTCTTTACGGCGGCTCGCGACCTGGGTCTGACGGAGGTCGAGATCCGCAACGATCTTCCCGACATCGTCGGGACGGTGAAGCCTGAAGTCGTCAAAAAGGCCGCAGCGAGCGCCGGCGTCACGATCATCTCGATCAACGCGCTCTATCCGTTCAACGTCTGGTCGGGTGAATTACCGAAGAAGGCTGTGGCGCTCGCCGACTATGCGGCCGCTTCCGGCGCCAAGGCGCTTGTCATGTGCCCGCTAAACGACGGCACGAAAGTGTCGTTCGATGATCTCGTCGCGGCGCTGAAGGCCATGAAGCCCATCCTTGAGGAGCGCGGACTGACAGGCCTGGTCGAACCTCTCGGCTTCCCGATCTCCTCGCTGCGGACCAAGAAGGAAGCGCTTCGCGCCATCGACGCGGCTGAAGGAGGCGGCATCTACAAACTCGTGCACGATACCTTCCATCACCACCTGGCCGGCGAGACAGACTTCTTCCCGGAAAGGACTGGTCTGGTCCACATCTCGGGCGTCGTCGATCCGAATGTCGCCGTGGACAAGATGCTCGACGCCCACCGCGTGCTCGTCGATGCCAAAGATCGGCTGGAGAACATTCCGCAGATCAAGGCGCTCATCGCCGCAGGCTTCGAAGGCCCCTACAGCTTCGAGCCTTTTGCCGAGGAAGTGCATGCACTGGCAGATCCGGAAACCGCAGTGCGCGAGAGCATCAGCTACGTCTCGGGCAAGCTCTGA
- a CDS encoding Gfo/Idh/MocA family oxidoreductase produces MTVRIGVIGTGAIGRDHARRINQVLGGATVVALSDVNRASAEAVKSDIAPDAAIFTTGEELISSPDVDAVLVTSWGATHEQYVLASIAAGKPCFCEKPLATTADGAKRIVDAEVAHGKRLLQVGFMRRYDAGYVALKQFVDTKIGAPIMVHAAHRNPAVPEHYVTPMAIHDTMIHEIDVLRWLLNDDYVSARVLFPRSAARSHAKLRDPQIVILETAKGTIIDVEIFVNCHYGYDIQCEVVGEDGVATLPEPMAIQTRLGAKLQNDILTDWKDRFIASYDVELQDFINAATKGTAAGPNSWDGYVAAITSDACVAAQEAEGAAVAINLPTRPALYN; encoded by the coding sequence ATGACTGTTAGAATAGGTGTCATCGGCACCGGTGCAATCGGCCGAGACCATGCACGCCGCATCAATCAGGTTCTTGGCGGGGCGACAGTCGTCGCGTTGAGTGACGTGAACCGCGCCTCGGCCGAAGCGGTGAAAAGCGACATTGCGCCTGATGCTGCAATTTTCACCACCGGCGAAGAACTGATTTCCTCACCCGATGTGGACGCTGTGCTTGTCACCTCTTGGGGTGCCACTCACGAACAATATGTACTGGCGTCGATCGCTGCCGGTAAGCCATGCTTCTGCGAAAAGCCTCTGGCGACAACCGCCGATGGCGCCAAGCGCATCGTCGATGCCGAAGTTGCGCACGGCAAACGACTTTTACAGGTCGGTTTCATGCGCAGATATGATGCGGGTTATGTCGCCCTGAAGCAGTTCGTGGATACCAAGATCGGTGCGCCGATCATGGTTCATGCCGCCCATCGCAACCCAGCCGTCCCCGAGCATTATGTTACGCCGATGGCCATCCACGACACGATGATTCACGAAATCGACGTGCTGCGCTGGCTGTTGAATGACGACTATGTTTCCGCTCGTGTGCTGTTTCCCCGTTCGGCAGCGCGCAGTCATGCCAAGCTTAGGGATCCCCAGATTGTCATTCTGGAGACTGCCAAGGGCACGATCATCGATGTCGAAATCTTCGTCAACTGCCACTACGGCTACGACATTCAGTGCGAGGTCGTTGGCGAAGACGGTGTCGCCACTCTGCCTGAGCCGATGGCAATCCAGACGCGTCTCGGCGCCAAGCTTCAAAACGATATCCTCACCGATTGGAAGGATCGCTTCATCGCCAGCTACGACGTTGAGCTGCAGGACTTCATCAACGCCGCTACCAAAGGCACGGCGGCTGGCCCGAACTCCTGGGACGGTTATGTGGCGGCAATCACATCCGATGCCTGCGTAGCCGCGCAGGAGGCAGAGGGTGCCGCAGTCGCGATTAATCTTCCCACTCGCCCTGCGCTTTACAACTGA
- a CDS encoding sugar phosphate isomerase/epimerase, which produces MRIALDPFMHRHLSLEELPRKVRELGYEWIELSPRADFLEWFKAPRVFPERIKTFKKALAAEGVKIASLLPMYRWASNDETERQAAVRHWKRAIEIAVEMEVDTMNSEFGRGPHPDRGSCYCCHTGSMIEACEDAWWRSMEELVPIFERENINLHVEPHPEDWCETLQPALDIIRTVNSKNVKFLYCAPHTFYFGDDTKAMLREAKDVLAHVHVGDTFNHKASSGLRYILNPPGTQARVHQHLNIGQGEVPWDDFFGTLADIGFDGIMTSCVFAWEDKADESGRFMCSEMNNYIKKYRK; this is translated from the coding sequence ATGCGTATCGCCCTTGACCCGTTTATGCATCGTCATCTCAGCCTCGAGGAGCTGCCGCGGAAGGTCCGTGAGCTCGGCTATGAATGGATTGAGCTGAGCCCCCGCGCCGATTTTCTGGAGTGGTTCAAGGCTCCACGGGTTTTCCCTGAGCGTATCAAAACCTTCAAGAAAGCGCTCGCCGCCGAGGGCGTGAAGATCGCCTCACTGTTGCCGATGTATCGCTGGGCCTCGAATGACGAGACCGAGCGTCAGGCCGCTGTGCGTCACTGGAAGCGCGCCATCGAAATCGCGGTGGAGATGGAAGTCGATACGATGAACTCGGAATTCGGGCGCGGTCCGCACCCCGACAGGGGCTCGTGCTACTGCTGCCACACCGGGTCGATGATCGAGGCCTGTGAAGACGCATGGTGGCGCTCGATGGAGGAACTTGTACCGATCTTCGAACGTGAGAACATCAATTTACACGTCGAGCCGCATCCGGAAGACTGGTGCGAAACCTTGCAGCCCGCGCTCGACATCATCCGCACGGTGAATTCGAAGAACGTCAAGTTCCTCTATTGCGCCCCGCACACCTTTTACTTTGGCGACGATACCAAGGCGATGCTGCGCGAGGCCAAGGACGTTCTAGCGCACGTTCATGTGGGCGATACCTTCAATCACAAAGCGTCCTCGGGTCTGCGCTATATTCTCAACCCACCGGGTACCCAAGCGCGTGTTCACCAACATCTCAATATCGGCCAAGGCGAGGTCCCCTGGGACGACTTCTTCGGCACGCTCGCCGATATCGGCTTCGACGGTATTATGACTTCCTGCGTCTTCGCCTGGGAGGACAAGGCGGACGAGTCCGGACGGTTCATGTGTAGCGAAATGAACAATTACATCAAAAAGTACCGAAAGTGA